Proteins encoded by one window of Blautia luti:
- a CDS encoding glycoside hydrolase family 3 protein, which translates to MNNYKLNLEKYAALARQAAAEGCVLLENRDQALPLKAGEKVAVFGRMAFHYYKSGLGSGGLVNTRYTVGILDALKGNKELHLDEKLLEIYSRWIEENPFDEGEGWGKVPWCQKEMPVTEEMLECAGKNDVSLVVIGRTAGEDQDNNAGAGSYCLTETEEELIAKVCAASRRTVVVLNVGNIIDMSWVAKYQPQAVIYVWQGGQEGGNGAVDVLTGKVCACGKLTDTIAADIHDYPSTADFGDPYKNFYKEDIYVGYRYFETFAKDKVLYPFGYGLSYTTFETKAEISGNTEDELTVSATVTNTGSVKGKEVVQVYAKVPQGKLGNPARKLIAFAKTAELASGETEELCIIIPKYDMASYDDSGVTGHKSCYVLEAGTYEIFVGSDVRSVQPAGSYEEKFRVLEELQEAYAPVEAFRRMKAVQQPDGTYTATEEEVPLRTVDPQVRRKENLPAELEITGDKGYKLVDVLDGKVSLDEFTAQISREDLIAMFRGEGMCSPKVTAGTAAAFGGITDTLQALGIPAGCCADGPSGIRMDCGTKAFSLPNGTLLGCTFNTELVGALYEMTGKELRLNKIDSLLGPGMNIHRNPLNGRNFEYISEDPLLTGRICAAQVKGMRRSGIGSTIKHFCGNNQEVGRSTSDSVMSERCLREIYLKGFEIAVKEGGARSVMTTYGSVNGLWTAGSYDLCTTILRKEWGFDGIVMTDWWAKSNYEGHQAEVPVKAPMVAAQNDIYMVVTDARSNPEQDDVEAQLNAGVITIGELQRNARNILGFLLKSPAILHMAGRISEEELEAMNAREEDDVDANNLVKLTSDPETQEIVIDGSLLHPARGNADVLAVTNDFLGDFNVIFTMKSDLDPLAQLPVSVFLDNIHKMTVSIQGTQGKWIQETRILNMGFGNNHYIKLYYGADNLQIKEIRLVPVTE; encoded by the coding sequence ATGAATAATTATAAACTGAATCTGGAAAAATATGCGGCTCTTGCCAGACAGGCAGCTGCAGAAGGCTGTGTACTGTTGGAGAACCGAGATCAGGCACTGCCGCTGAAAGCAGGGGAAAAAGTAGCCGTTTTTGGCCGTATGGCATTTCATTATTATAAAAGCGGACTGGGTTCCGGGGGACTGGTAAATACCAGATATACCGTAGGGATTCTGGATGCACTGAAAGGGAATAAGGAACTTCATTTGGACGAGAAGCTTCTGGAGATCTACAGCAGATGGATCGAGGAAAATCCTTTCGATGAAGGAGAAGGCTGGGGTAAGGTTCCGTGGTGTCAGAAAGAAATGCCTGTAACTGAGGAAATGCTGGAATGTGCTGGAAAGAATGATGTCTCTCTGGTAGTGATCGGAAGAACTGCAGGAGAGGATCAGGATAACAATGCAGGTGCAGGAAGCTACTGCCTGACTGAGACGGAAGAAGAGCTGATCGCGAAAGTATGCGCTGCCAGCAGAAGAACTGTCGTTGTCCTCAATGTGGGTAATATCATTGATATGAGCTGGGTGGCGAAGTATCAGCCACAGGCTGTCATCTATGTATGGCAGGGAGGTCAGGAAGGCGGAAACGGTGCAGTAGATGTGCTTACAGGTAAGGTATGTGCCTGTGGAAAGCTGACAGATACCATTGCAGCAGATATTCATGATTATCCGTCAACGGCAGATTTCGGAGATCCGTATAAGAATTTTTATAAAGAAGATATTTATGTGGGCTACCGGTATTTCGAAACTTTTGCGAAGGATAAAGTGCTTTATCCCTTTGGATATGGATTATCCTATACAACATTTGAGACGAAAGCCGAGATTTCCGGGAATACAGAGGATGAGCTGACCGTATCTGCCACAGTTACCAATACAGGTAGTGTGAAGGGAAAAGAAGTAGTACAGGTTTATGCAAAAGTACCTCAGGGAAAACTGGGAAATCCTGCACGAAAACTTATCGCATTTGCCAAGACAGCAGAACTGGCATCTGGAGAGACAGAGGAATTATGTATCATTATCCCGAAATATGATATGGCTTCCTATGATGACAGCGGCGTGACAGGTCATAAATCCTGCTATGTGCTGGAAGCGGGAACCTATGAGATCTTTGTGGGCAGTGATGTAAGAAGTGTGCAGCCAGCCGGAAGTTATGAAGAGAAATTCCGTGTACTGGAAGAACTTCAGGAGGCGTATGCGCCTGTGGAAGCATTCCGCAGAATGAAAGCAGTTCAGCAGCCGGACGGCACTTACACAGCGACAGAAGAGGAGGTTCCGCTGCGGACTGTGGATCCTCAGGTACGCAGAAAAGAGAATCTGCCTGCAGAGCTGGAAATCACAGGAGACAAAGGTTATAAGCTGGTGGACGTACTGGATGGCAAAGTATCTCTGGATGAGTTCACTGCTCAGATCAGCAGAGAAGACCTGATCGCCATGTTCCGTGGGGAAGGTATGTGCAGCCCGAAGGTCACAGCAGGAACAGCGGCTGCATTTGGCGGTATCACAGATACCCTGCAGGCACTGGGAATTCCGGCAGGCTGCTGTGCAGACGGACCTTCCGGTATTCGAATGGACTGTGGAACCAAGGCATTCTCCCTGCCTAATGGAACGTTGCTTGGATGTACATTTAATACAGAACTTGTAGGTGCTTTATATGAAATGACAGGGAAAGAGCTTCGTCTCAACAAGATTGATTCTCTTCTTGGACCAGGCATGAACATTCACAGAAATCCGCTGAACGGACGTAATTTCGAATACATTTCAGAAGATCCTCTTCTCACAGGAAGGATCTGTGCGGCACAGGTAAAAGGAATGAGAAGATCAGGGATCGGAAGCACTATCAAGCATTTCTGTGGCAATAACCAGGAGGTTGGCAGAAGCACTTCTGATTCTGTAATGTCTGAGAGATGTCTACGTGAGATTTATCTGAAAGGCTTTGAAATCGCAGTGAAAGAGGGCGGGGCTCGTTCTGTAATGACTACTTATGGAAGCGTAAACGGTCTGTGGACAGCTGGAAGCTATGATCTGTGCACCACTATTCTCCGCAAAGAATGGGGATTTGACGGTATTGTAATGACTGACTGGTGGGCGAAGTCCAACTATGAGGGACACCAGGCAGAAGTACCTGTAAAAGCGCCGATGGTTGCGGCCCAGAACGATATTTATATGGTAGTAACAGATGCCAGATCCAATCCGGAGCAGGATGATGTGGAAGCACAGCTGAATGCAGGAGTGATCACGATAGGTGAACTTCAGCGAAATGCCAGGAATATCCTGGGATTCTTATTAAAGAGTCCTGCAATCCTTCATATGGCCGGACGTATCAGTGAGGAAGAACTGGAGGCCATGAACGCCAGAGAAGAAGACGACGTAGATGCCAATAATCTGGTGAAACTGACCAGTGATCCTGAAACACAGGAGATCGTTATTGATGGTTCTCTGCTGCATCCGGCAAGAGGAAACGCAGATGTTCTGGCTGTAACCAATGATTTCTTGGGAGATTTCAACGTGATCTTTACCATGAAATCAGACCTGGATCCTCTGGCGCAGCTTCCGGTATCTGTATTCCTGGATAATATCCATAAGATGACAGTATCCATCCAGGGAACCCAGGGCAAATGGATCCAGGAGACAAGGATCCTGAATATGGGATTTGGAAACAATCATTATATCAAGCTGTATTACGGAGCTGATAATCTTCAGATCAAAGAGATACGACTGGTTCCGGTAACGGAATAA